Proteins encoded by one window of Passer domesticus isolate bPasDom1 chromosome 10, bPasDom1.hap1, whole genome shotgun sequence:
- the LOC135308513 gene encoding uncharacterized protein LOC135308513, with protein sequence MAGRLLNLFKVFRPKKKKGPEAGPAQQPEEPEQFQTRQDDASLDGTQVQKPGRGRFHRTLKMFRKFLRVQRRETTTSAAEGPAEPDSGLTELQEEPDVSLDSAEHSQESDAVPAIVRNIHQRLVSHDTVDARLQIDIVRLAEEHLPDVVLTLLRCAPTCDRAAEMMWKTIGSVGPAVEKVLPTLLCVMEDWPVHSASTSDGDDTDVSALAATLVIWVIVQVPECHKAWILYSSRLFVALLFHIVITTQQMPPVEAGHFWNACREEHRLTINPSRFAVQTMKALLYRLQCDNVVMAMERKRGWDTLLCVHTQHYAVGLLAREMRRNLVPLCCRIALHLLRHLTKQDPYWDLPFLAFLVEVLECLDLRECGDSVLKVLSRFLHSKCREQRRLVLKGLVVLSKDPSMARRMGSLSPRLLELLDDADGDVVSMTLRVFTNVLQHKDILVSSTTAPKLAEALLLLFDHENSHIQLLSIQLFRKVMELVVDEGKKPLKTIVNKSLYTLLIYCHDENWDVAEASRETLLRVAEFLKRRDLEQFLKKQPPLKVNEGPLAEDTSRAAEHQRRVLRCLQSLQESLREAAFRIMGMPGRRLRRQQEELQLIWNALQARRQGASPSSSSLENQARFPQPAGEVGTSSGSSEPVSQEQHQETLKRTSPLSTAGAPGTADAGQSSPGFSPLPACS encoded by the exons ATGGCAGGCAGATTACTTAACCTCTTCAAGGTcttcagaccaaaaaaaaagaaaggcccTGAAGCTGGCCCAGCACAACAGCCTGAAGAACCGGAGCAGTTCCAGACACGGCAGGATG atgcatcCCTGGACGGGACACAAGTGCAGAAACCCGGCCGTGGCCGCTTCCACAGAACCCTgaag ATGTTCCGGAAGTTTCTGCGTGTTCAGCGCAGAGAGACCACCACCAGTGCAGCTGAGGGCCCCGccgagcctgactcggggctgaccgAGCTCCAGgaagagcctgatgtcagcctggattcaGCTGAGCACTCACAAGAGTCTGATGCT gtgccagccattGTAAGGAACATCCACCAGAGGCTGGTGTCCCATGACACTGTGGATGCCAGGCTGCAAATTGAcattgtgaggctggctgaAGAACACCTTCCTGACGTGGTACTGACCCTCCTGCGCTGTGCCCCaacgtgtgacag agctgctgagatGATGTGGAAAACCATAGGATCAGTGGGACCAGCAGTGGAGAAAGTGCTGCCAACACTGCTGTGTGTGATGGAGGACTGGCCTGTGCACAGCGCATCCACCTCCGATGGGGATGACACAGATGtttctgccctggct gcaactctggtgatctggGTGATTGTCCAGGTGCCTGAGTGCCACAAGGCCTGGATCCTTTATTCCTCCCGCCTGTTTGTGGCTTTGCTCTTCCATATTGTCATCACCACACAGCAGATGCCACCAGTGGAAGCTGGGCACTTCTGGAATGCATGTCGCGAAGAACATCGCCTTACCATCAACCCCAGCAG gtttgcagtgcagaccatgaaggctctgctctacCGACTGCAGTGTGACAATGTGGTGATGGCTATGGAGCGCAAGcgtggctgggacacgctgctgtgtgttcacacccagcactatgccgtgggtctgctggccag AGAGATGCGCCGTAACTTGGTCCCTTTGTGTTGTCGCATCGCACTCCACTTGCTCCGGCATCTCACTAAGCAGGACCCATACTGGGATCTGCCCTTCCTGGcattccttgtggag gtcctcgagtgcctggacttgagggaatgtgGTGACAGTGTGCTGAAGGTCTTGTCGAGGTTCCTGCACAGCAAGTGCAGGGAGCAGCGTCGCCTGGTACTCaaaggcctcgtggtgctcagcaaggatccctcaatg gccagaaGAATGGGCAGTCTGTCTCCAaggcttctggagctgctggatgatGCAGATGGAGATGTGGTCAGCATGACCCTCCGTGTTTTCACGAATGTTCTCCAGCACAAAGATATCCTGGTatccagcaccactgccccAAAGCTGGCTGAGgcactcctgctgctctttgacCAT GAGAACAGCCATATCCAATTGCTCTCCATTCAACTCTTCCGTAAAGTGATGGAACTGGTAGTGGatgagggaaaaaagccccTGAAGACAATTGTGAACAAGAGCCTCTACACACTTTTAATTTACTGTCATGATGAGAACTGGGACGTGGCGGAG GCCTCTCGGGAAACACTGCTTCGAGTGGCCGAGTTCCTGAAGAGAAGGGATCTCGAACAGTTCCTGAAGAAGCAGCCGCCCTTGAAAGTCAATGAGGGCCCG ctggcagaggacacgagccgagcggccgagcaccaGCGCCGGGTCCTGCGCTGCCTGCAGAGCCTACAGGagtccctgcgagaggcggccttCAGGatcatgg GGATGCCCGGGCGGCgcctgaggaggcagcaggaagagCTCCAGCTCATCTGGAATG CCCTTCAAGCCCGGAGGCAAGGTGCCAGCCCATCATCCTCTAGCCTGGAAAACCAAGCCCGATTTCCCCAACCAGCTGGAGAAGTAGGGACATCATCTGGATCCAGTGAACCAGTGTCCCAAGAACAGCACCAGGAGACACTGAAGAGGACATCACctctcagcacagctggagctccaggcacagccgaCGCTGGGCAAAGTTCTCctggcttcagccctctccctgcctgtagctag